The genomic window TCACCCAACACGCGGTGGTCGCCGGATGCATAAGGGCGTCGATCTGGCCGCACCAACAGGAACGCCGGTTTACGCGACTGCAGACGGCATTGTGGATCTTGCACGTTGGGGCCGGGGCTATGGCCTATATATTAAAGTTGATCACGGCGCTGAGCTTGAAACGCGTTATGCGCACCTCTCGCGGCTCGCGGTTGCTGCGGGCGACCGCGTCGAAAAAGGTGAAGTCATCGGTTATGTCGGATCCACTGGTTGGTCGACCGGCCCCCACCTTCATTATGAGGTACGCGTAAATGGGGTTGCAGTTGATCCGATTCACTATATGGTAGCGGAAAGAGAAGAGGTGGACGCCCCTCAAGATCGCATCGCAATGATCGAAGGGCGTCGCCGTGTCGGTGCTGGCGGGGAGTAAGCCTCGCATTTGAGTTTTCGCCGTTATTTGACGGCTCACAAAATGCCCGCCTGGAAGCGGGTCGGACATTGGAGAGGGTGTCCGATATAGGCGGCGGGTTTTCCCGCCGCCTTTTTTGTGCGCATCCCTGAGTCGGAAACGCTTGAAGTGCAGGCGCATCACGATTTCTCCCACAAATCGCTTGAGCAGCGCGAGTAGCTCGTTAGGTTGCACTAAGAGACTGTTCGAAGATCTGATGGCTTTCGAGCAGCGAGGGAGAGAAAATCAATGAGCTTGCATCCGATCGCCCATGCGG from Erythrobacter sp. SCSIO 43205 includes these protein-coding regions:
- a CDS encoding M23 family metallopeptidase; the encoded protein is MYASLRSISKTVTAIFGAATLFVAPSAHANSSANSAADVTAPIRETQAETLANGDERFRELFASWTSLDSLSSTIDTPPVVVERPTVSVPSLTPVNGARMSSGFGHRTHPTRGGRRMHKGVDLAAPTGTPVYATADGIVDLARWGRGYGLYIKVDHGAELETRYAHLSRLAVAAGDRVEKGEVIGYVGSTGWSTGPHLHYEVRVNGVAVDPIHYMVAEREEVDAPQDRIAMIEGRRRVGAGGE